One genomic segment of Naumovozyma castellii chromosome 9, complete genome includes these proteins:
- the HSL7 gene encoding protein arginine N-methyltransferase (ancestral locus Anc_3.399) encodes MKSNVYVGIKPSIPNARLPSGEQNDIGLSIGAKSDTAELSSAYDYILSPITNTRYKELINRIIITHNQEAYKSGKDDRRNHNKEIVVPEPQLQDLCIPPFKINENENNPSYIGLLSSWLEIESSDMFVREVAYQLLLNECKYAKFAGITKLILAPPRDVLLLSLYAQLISRLLNTEEVTTSPSLMLSISLPLYEDSDPLATWELWSNIRRLCDYHPSLTISLAVPRIKVPSYVLNRWLCEPVFCLLVSSSIFAMNQYGYPVLHKHSQNLIQKFQKVNGNSQLQVGELAIVVHGLEKTSGQFKGGSEVYLEYLNYLLDKGDKENMNQILDNLNTDITIPRLMPPLRPHSDILLNSTYSLFEKDIVKYNLYGEAIENALQDLIQTKKKPIGTDLVILIAGAGRGPLVDRAFRIIHHLKLQKKTRIIAIEKNPQAYLYLQKRNFDHWENQVELIKDDMIHWSDSTLKVDICISELLGSFGCNELSPECLWAIEKNHSKPSTIFIPKSYSSYIAPISSPLLYQKLSQIPRGLESPWVMHNIPYCILSTKVNELWSFEHPFIEADVNDAVTFSRNSTTEFKIKHGGEVHGIVGFFTAVLYGNIKLSIIPDNVAVKSKPSNIKIPGDDIQHTAALFSWSPIVFPLSQPILITDDTELSVLLSRVHSTTRVWYEWSVESFIYLAVLKPPKLKLEPIAKRKLEPMINNPELENEKLSFSTLDAGWKSFADSLEIEDKNEENSGSFNDDEESEINVRVKTGVSKLHNINGKLFDIPL; translated from the coding sequence ATGAAAAGCAACGTTTATGTGGGCATTAAACCTAGTATTCCTAATGCAAGACTACCGTCAGGTGAGCAAAATGATATCGGCCTTTCCATAGGTGCCAAATCAGATACTGCCGAATTATCCTCTGCATATGATTATATACTATCTCCCATTACAAACACTAGATATAAAGAACTAATCAATCGAATAATAATTACCCATAATCAAGAAGCATATAAAAGTGGCAAAGATGATCGACGGAACCACAACAAGGAAATAGTGGTTCCTGAACCACAGTTACAGGACTTGTGTATTCCACCTTTCAAGATCAATGAAAACGAAAATAATCCATCCTATATTGGTCTTCTCTCCTCTTGGTTGGAAATAGAAAGCTCTGACATGTTTGTAAGAGAAGTAGCATATCAGTTGTTACTCAATGAATGTAAATATGCAAAGTTTGCAGGCATTACCAAACTAATTTTAGCACCTCCTAGAGATGTCCTGCTCTTATCATTGTATGCTCAATTAATCTCAAGATTATTAAATACAGAGGAGGTCACAACTTCACCATCATTAATGTTGTCAATATCACTGCCATTATACGAAGATAGTGATCCGTTGGCTACTTGGGAATTATGGAGCAATATTAGACGGTTATGTGATTATCATCCATCCCTAACAATATCCCTCGCGGTTCCAAGAATCAAAGTTCCATCTTATGTCTTGAATAGGTGGCTTTGTGAACCTGTATTCTGTTTGTTAGTTTCGTCTTCCATTTTCGCCATGAATCAGTATGGATATCCAGTTCTTCACAAACATTCTCagaatttgattcaaaagTTTCAGAAGGTCAATGGCAATTCTCAACTACAGGTTGGTGAACTTGCTATAGTGGTACATGGATTGGAGAAAACTTCAGGGCAATTCAAAGGCGGTAGCGAGGTTTACCTTGAGTACCTTAATTATTTGCTAGATAAAGGGGATAAAGAGAATATGAACCAGATACTTGATAATCTAAATACTGATATTACGATACCTCGCTTAATGCCGCCACTAAGACCTCACTCAGATATTTTGTTAAACTCTACATATTCCCTTTTCGAAAAGGACATTGtcaaatataatttatatGGAGAAGCCATTGAAAATGCACTACAAGATTTGATCCAAACTAAAAAAAAACCTATTGGTACTGATTTGGTGATTCTTATAGCAGGTGCAGGCCGTGGACCTTTGGTTGATAGAGCCTTTCGTATTATTCACCATCTAAAACTGCAAAAGAAAACAAGAATTAttgccattgaaaaaaatccACAAGCATATCtatatttacaaaaaagAAACTTCGATCACTGGGAGAACCAAGTTGAACTAATCAAAGATGACATGATTCATTGGAGTGATTCAACATTAAAGGTAGATATTTGCATTAGTGAACTGTTAGGATCTTTTGGTTGCAATGAACTATCCCCTGAATGTCTATGGGCTATTGAGAAAAACCATTCGAAACCTTCCACCATTTTCATTCCTAAATCCTATAGTTCTTACATAGCACCAATCTCGTCCCCACTCCTATATCAAAAGTTGTCACAAATACCGAGGGGTTTAGAATCACCTTGGGTAATGCATAATATTCCATATTGTATCTTATCAACTAAAGTAAATGAATTATGGTCCTTCGAACATCCTTTCATAGAGGCAGACGTAAACGACGCTGTAACCTTTTCCAGAAATTCAACAAcagaatttaaaataaagCATGGAGGAGAGGTACATGGAATTGTGGGTTTTTTCACAGCTGTTTTATATGGTAATATAAAACTTTCAATTATTCCCGATAACGTGGCTGTGAAATCGAAGCCCTCGAACATAAAAATCCCCGGAGATGACATCCAACATACAGCCGCCCTATTTTCCTGGTCTCCCATTGTTTTCCCTCTTTCACAGCCAATATTAATAACGGATGACACCGAGTTATCCGTTCTGCTTTCCAGAGTTCATTCAACAACTCGAGTTTGGTATGAGTGGTCTGTAGAGAGTTTCATCTATCTTGCTGTTTTGAAGCCACCgaaattaaaattggaACCAATTGCAAAACGAAAGCTGGAGCCCATGATTAATAACCCTGAACTTGAGAATGAAAAACTTTCTTTCTCAACTCTTGATGCTGGCTGGAAAAGTTTCGCTGATTCTCTTGAGATTGAGGacaaaaatgaagaaaattctGGTAGTTTCAACGATGACGAAGAATCCGAAATTAATGTACGTGTCAAAACAGGAGTTTCTAAATTACATAATATAAATGGAAAGCTGTTTGACATACCTCTTTGA
- the RGD2 gene encoding GTPase-activating protein RGD2 (ancestral locus Anc_8.4), with protein sequence MPSFADSFWSDDFLSGLEILFKQLRDGCDRSDHFIQLFASRMQFEVSYGRQLCGIQKGVDNKHTEADLGISSVDDALIKIVKQTEIEGDRHLNIASSIQSLVLEPFSTWCCDHRERIKYSEDTLLDNVKNFQKSQKYVKKLEKIYYNACKKLETFKRINFNDEELNHAMQNLTLQENYEKAIVKEKENQKFATIASLDFDVKSMRQIIKELLVTLPKIEYRLPLINYALTNTNNGNEISKFLLENLSLKDFDQAEVFGQELLNLGFLKYCNGVGATFVNSKKFQYQWKDYAYRFAQIQQDDEIPAANGVDLTSYQTYLTSKDILSTEKQTPQTELAEGSPNISENEKNLFQLVKEAGNSDKDYKRESIKLDSLRCSLEELITDHLAFMEKCELDRLKAIKKATVDFCSTIGNKISVLKLCVDEIMNTSEGIDPTSDLLNLISEYRTGTFQPHAIIYNNYYNPGIFQTFGIDLDTRCRLDGKVVPILISALLSNMDKVYPDLPNDKVRTSVWISPVKLSLTHQLRTILNKGNFKSESDIEQVLSNSAIDPGTITSVLKIYLLELPDPLITNNLIEVLRLLYSEYPPIPITYNSEKAEVELQQPTDEEEEQQSKRIVGLYTTLSGLTKPSLATLDALTTHFCRLIQIIQMGENGAQLAGTFKNDISKEFASCIVHSTLCDGNDLGYKIFHDLLTFKKTIFRHLKRQDIKGGNTPS encoded by the coding sequence ATGCCTTCATTTGCAGATAGTTTCTGGTCAGACGATTTTTTGTCTGGCCTAGAAATCCTCTTTAAGCAATTACGAGATGGCTGCGATCGGAGCGATCATTTTATCCAGTTGTTTGCTTCACGAATGCAGTTTGAAGTTTCCTATGGTCGTCAATTGTGTGGTATCCAGAAAGGAGTTGATAATAAACATACAGAGGCTGATTTGGGAATTTCAAGCGTTGATGATGCATTAATAAAGATTGTTAAACAGACAGAAATAGAAGGAGATAGGCATCTCAATATTGCATCTAGCATACAATCGTTGGTATTAGAACCGTTCAGCACATGGTGTTGTGACCATagagaaagaattaaatacTCAGAAGATACATTATTAGATAATGTAAAAAACTTCCAGAAATCTCAAAAGTATGTGAAAAAACTGGAGAAAATCTATTACAACGCATGTAAGAAACTAGAAACTTTTAAACGAATCAActttaatgatgaagaactAAACCATGCAATGCAAAACTTAACGTTGCAGGAAAATTATGAAAAAGCTATTGTTAAAGAAAAGGAGAACCAGAAATTTGCCACTATTGCATCCCTTGATTTTGATGTGAAGTCCATGAGACAGATAATTAAGGAGCTGCTAGTTACTTTACCTAAGATCGAATATAGGCTTCCCTTGATAAATTATGCATTGACAAATACAAATAACGGTAACGAAAtctcaaaatttcttttggaaaatcTTTCCTTGAAGGATTTCGATCAAGCCGAGGTTTTTGGACAGGAACTTTTGAACCTTGGCTTTCTGAAGTACTGTAATGGAGTAGGAGCAACATTCGTTAATTCGAAAAAATTCCAGTACCAGTGGAAGGATTATGCATATAGATTTGCTCAAATTCAGCAGGATGACGAAATACCTGCTGCTAACGGAGTCGATTTAACATCCTATCAAACATATCTAACCTCTAAGGATATACTCTCAACAGAAAAACAGACCCCCCAAACAGAGTTAGCTGAAGGAAGTCCCAACATTTCcgagaatgaaaaaaacCTCTTTCAGCTGGTTAAAGAAGCCGGAAATTCTGATAAGGATTATAAAAGAGAATCAATAAAATTGGATTCTTTGAGATGCtctttggaagaattgatAACTGATCATCTTGCATTTATGGAAAAGTGTGAACTTGATAGACTTAAAGCTATAAAAAAAGCGACTGTGGATTTCTGTTCCACCATTGGAAATAAGATTTCCGTGTTGAAACTATGTGTTGATGAAATCATGAATACCTCCGAAGGTATTGATCCAACTAGCGACTTATTGAACTTGATATCTGAATACAGAACAGGGACGTTTCAACCTCACGCCATAATTTATAATAACTATTATAACCCAGGAATTTTCCAAACTTTCGGTATTGACTTAGATACGAGATGCAGGTTAGATGGTAAGGTTGTCccaattttaatttctgCATTATTATCGAACATGGACAAAGTATATCCTGATTTACCGAATGATAAAGTAAGGACATCCGTATGGATCTCACCAGTCAAGCTAAGCCTCACACATCAATTACGAACAATTCTAAACAAAGGGAATTTTAAAAGCGAAAGTGACATAGAACAGGTTCTCAGTAACTCAGCAATAGATCCTGGTACTATCACAAGCGTTTTAAAGATATATCTCTTAGAGTTGCCTGACCCTCTGATAACTAACAATTTAATAGAAGTTCTACGTCTTCTGTATTCGGAATATCCTCCTATCCCTATCACCTATAATAGCGAAAAAGCAGAGGTTGAATTACAACAACCTACCgatgaggaggaggaaCAACAGTCAAAACGTATTGTTGGTTTGTATACCACCCTTTCTGGTTTAACAAAACCATCGTTGGCAACCTTGGATGCATTAACTACCCACTTCTGTCGTCTGattcaaatcatccaaATGGGAGAAAATGGCGCCCAATTGGCAGGCACTTTTAAGAATGATATATCAAAAGAATTTGCAAGTTGTATTGTTCACTCTACATTATGTGACGGTAATGATTTAGGCTATAAAATCTTTCATGATCTGCTGACCTTCAAAAAAACCATTTTTAGGCATCTAAAGCGACAGGACATTAAGGGAGGGAACACTCCCTCATGA